A window of the Helianthus annuus cultivar XRQ/B chromosome 4, HanXRQr2.0-SUNRISE, whole genome shotgun sequence genome harbors these coding sequences:
- the LOC110933921 gene encoding uncharacterized protein LOC110933921, whose product MKTYICKLPTLATPVPGDPLLLYLSASKTTISAVMMVEREGKQIPIYFISRTLKGPEERYMPLEKLALALVFASRRLRRYFQGHKVTLVTDQPLQKVLRKPEQSGRLAKWAVELGEHSLKFKPRTAMKGQILADFLAEVPEDEERELLKWEALEEEEKKREDEAVWKLFTDGASSEEGNGAGITLVSPEGVELTYAIRLDFENTNNTAEYEALLAGMRLAQKMKAKHVEASIDSQLVVKQYQGKYEAKDSIMARYVAKVKETSKAFVTFKLEYISRGRNRKSDALSKLASVAFDHLAKEVNVEVLTSPSLDIMEVATIEGSQETWMTPIIKFLRDGTLPEGEWAARKIRVKALQYELIGGELYRRSYLCPSLKCIDMEEAEYVVREMHEGICGMHSGPRMVVRRTMNAGFYWPRMYETASKEIKKCDNCQVHAPMTHQHKHPMVPVSTSWPFQKWAIDIIGPFPKGPGGVKYVVVAIDYFTKWI is encoded by the coding sequence ATGAAAACCTACATCTGCAAGCTCCCGACGTTAGCCACCCCGGTGCCCGGAGACCCACTGCTCCTTTACCTATCTGCCTCTAAGACGACCATAAGCGCGGTCATGATGGTGGAACGGGAGGGGAAACAGATTCCCATATATTTCATCAGTAGAACACTTAAGGGGCCTGAGGAACGGTATATGCCTTTAGAGAAACTTGCGTTGGCCCTGGTTTTTGCATCTCGGAGGCTCAGAAGGTACTTTCAGGGGCATAAGGTCACCTTAGTAACTGATCAACCCCTCCAGAAAGTGCTTAGAAAACCGGAACAGTCAGGACGACTGGCTAAATGGGCCGTAGAATTGGGGGAACATTCTCTGAAGTTCAAGCCCAGGACAGCTATGAAGGGACAAATACTGGCTGACTTCCTAGCAGAAGTCCCCGAGGACGAAGAAAGGGAACTACTAAAGTGGGAAGCTTtggaggaagaagaaaagaaaagggaAGACGAAGCTGTCTGGAAGTTGTTCACTGATGGAGCATCTAGTGAAGAGGGGAATGGTGCAGGCATCACACTAGTAAGCCCCGAGGGGGTTGAGCTGACGTATGCCATAAGGTTGGACTTCGAAAACACAAACAATACCGCCGAGTATGAAGCCCTCTTAGCAGGGATGAGGTTGGCACAGAAGATGAAGGCAAAACACGTGGAGGCTAGTATCGATTCACAGTTGGTAGTAAAGCAGTACCAGGGGAAATATGAAGCCAAGGATAGCATCATGGCTCGGTATGTGGCGAAAGTTAAGGAGACATCTAAGGCATTCGTAACCTTCAAACTGGAATATATCTCTCGAGGGAGGAACCGGAAGTCTGATGCACTCAGCAAGTTAGCTTCAGTAGCATTCGACCACCTCGCGAAGGAGGTCAATGTAGAGGTCCTGACGTCCCCATCCCTTGACATAATGGAAGTGGCCACGATCGAAGGTTCCCAAGAAACATGGATGACCCCAATCATTAAATTCCTACGGGACGGGACTTTACCCGAGGGGGAATGGGCGGCCAGAAAGATAAGAGTCAAAGCTCTACAATATGAACTGATTGGAGGGGAGCTATACCGAAGGTCGTACCTGTGTCCGTCCCTAAAGTGCATAGATATGGAAGAGGCCGAATATGTCGTCAGGGAAATGCACGAGGGGATCTGTGGAATGCACTCAGGACCAAGAATGGTTGTGAGAAGGACAATGAACGCAGGGTTCTACTGGCCGCGAATGTACGAGACGGCATCTAAAGAGATCAAGAAGTGTGATAACTGCCAAGTACATGCACCAATGACCCATCAGCACAAACACCCTATGGTCCCGGTCTCAACATCTTGGCCATTCCAGAAATGGGCCATTGACATAATCGGGCCTTTTCCGAAAGGCCCAGGAGGGGTCAAATACGTGGTGGTGGCCATTGATTATTTCACTAAGTGGATCTAA